One segment of Comamonas thiooxydans DNA contains the following:
- a CDS encoding PAS domain-containing protein has translation MLEARPRLRTLEPDTDNGLYQTLLESTLAIPFKIDWTTKKYSYIGPQIADLLGWSPESWETVNDWAERIHPDEREQTVSRCVELCLAGVDHEAEYRALTSDNRFVWVKEVVHVLCDEQGQPTALIGFTFDITEQKKSEHLRAELEAQKLSNARLQERLRLTHDLHDGLGGELVHMIASVEQGSDALTRPQVLSMLKLIRNDLRQSIDSNASAQVRVPATPQEWLAPLRRRFNDLFEALGVRCDWQFPQSWSQPPNALQYLALTRLIEEALTNVIKHSQARHVRLSLVQPQAQELLLEIEDDGVGFDVQAVDASGLGVGMRSMAVRIARVGGLLGIESAPGRTALTARVVLDTET, from the coding sequence ATGCTTGAAGCCCGCCCCCGCCTGCGCACCCTTGAGCCCGACACGGATAACGGCCTCTACCAGACGCTGCTGGAATCCACCCTGGCGATTCCGTTCAAGATTGACTGGACCACGAAGAAATACAGCTATATCGGCCCGCAGATCGCCGATCTGCTGGGCTGGAGCCCCGAGAGCTGGGAGACCGTGAACGACTGGGCCGAACGCATCCACCCCGACGAGCGCGAGCAAACCGTCTCGCGCTGCGTGGAGCTGTGCCTGGCGGGTGTGGACCACGAGGCCGAGTACCGTGCGCTGACCAGCGACAACCGCTTTGTCTGGGTCAAGGAAGTGGTGCATGTGCTGTGCGACGAACAGGGCCAGCCCACGGCGCTGATCGGCTTCACCTTCGACATCACCGAGCAGAAAAAATCCGAGCATTTGCGCGCCGAGCTGGAGGCCCAGAAGCTCTCCAACGCGCGCCTGCAGGAGCGCCTGCGCCTGACCCACGATCTGCACGACGGCCTGGGCGGCGAGCTGGTCCACATGATTGCTTCCGTCGAGCAGGGCAGCGATGCCCTGACCCGGCCCCAGGTGTTGTCCATGCTCAAGCTCATCCGCAACGATCTGCGCCAGAGCATAGACAGCAATGCCTCGGCCCAGGTGCGCGTACCCGCCACGCCACAGGAATGGCTGGCCCCCTTGCGCCGCCGCTTCAACGACCTGTTCGAGGCCCTTGGTGTGCGCTGCGACTGGCAGTTTCCGCAAAGCTGGAGCCAGCCGCCCAACGCGCTGCAATACCTGGCGCTGACCCGGCTGATCGAAGAGGCGCTGACCAATGTCATCAAGCACAGCCAGGCGCGTCATGTGCGCCTGTCCCTGGTGCAGCCACAGGCGCAGGAGCTGCTGCTGGAGATCGAGGACGACGGCGTGGGCTTCGATGTGCAGGCCGTGGATGCATCGGGCCTGGGCGTTGGCATGCGCTCCATGGCGGTGCGCATTGCGCGGGTCGGCGGACTGCTGGGGATTGAGTCTGCGCCTGGAAGGACGGCGTTGACGGCGCGTGTGGTGCTGGATACTGAGACTTGA
- a CDS encoding tRNA-uridine aminocarboxypropyltransferase, which produces MPASTPLSLAALTSQKTLAPTLPPHAVSRLRQARLARSTRPFLARGGPKGERCEGCRLRPSHCMCALRPELATRAAFCLLMHDAEPLKPSNTGWLIADVVQDTHAFGWSRTEVDPQLEALLADPQWQPYVVFPGEYAEPAERVLETLEGGDSRALQPGRRPLFILLDATWSEARKMFRKSPYLDGFPVLSLHPDLISRYQLRRSKRDDHFCTSEVAALCLELVGDAGDVLAGQVLESYLGVFTERYLRAKHQQPVDEASSVHQRLRELMGAVTAKREA; this is translated from the coding sequence TTGCCCGCTTCCACGCCTTTGTCCCTTGCCGCTCTGACCTCGCAGAAAACCCTTGCCCCCACGCTGCCCCCACATGCCGTCTCGCGCTTGCGCCAGGCGCGGCTGGCGCGCAGCACGCGGCCGTTTCTGGCGCGCGGCGGCCCCAAGGGCGAGCGCTGCGAGGGCTGCCGTTTGCGCCCCTCCCACTGCATGTGCGCGCTGCGGCCCGAGCTGGCCACGCGCGCGGCCTTCTGCCTGCTGATGCATGATGCCGAGCCGCTCAAGCCCAGCAACACGGGCTGGCTGATTGCCGACGTGGTGCAGGACACCCATGCCTTTGGCTGGTCTCGCACCGAGGTGGACCCGCAGCTGGAGGCCTTGCTGGCCGATCCGCAATGGCAGCCCTATGTGGTGTTTCCCGGCGAATATGCCGAGCCTGCAGAGCGGGTGCTGGAGACGCTGGAGGGTGGCGACAGCCGTGCGCTGCAGCCCGGCAGGCGTCCGCTGTTCATATTGCTGGACGCGACCTGGTCCGAGGCGCGCAAGATGTTCCGCAAAAGCCCGTATCTCGATGGCTTTCCCGTGCTCAGTCTGCACCCGGATCTGATCTCTCGCTACCAATTGCGCAGGTCCAAGCGCGACGACCATTTCTGTACCAGCGAGGTGGCGGCCCTGTGTCTGGAGCTGGTGGGCGATGCCGGCGATGTGCTGGCCGGCCAGGTACTGGAGAGCTATCTGGGCGTGTTCACCGAGCGCTATCTGCGGGCCAAGCACCAGCAGCCGGTCGATGAGGCCAGCAGCGTCCACCAGCGCCTGCGTGAACTGATGGGGGCCGTCACCGCCAAACGCGAGGCATGA
- a CDS encoding transporter substrate-binding domain-containing protein, translated as MGMSLKWVGLAAALVCAVSAMAAGKAEAASSNIGSGIDTAVDLSASPTLQRWQAGGTVVLGVREAAVPMSYAIGANEKFVGYHMDLCERVVHAIAPRAQIKYMVLTPQNTMPLINNGTADFNCASMTNNLTRQKQVAFGLTTYVSEVRMAVRADSGITSFKQLQGRNVGAITGTTAVQILRKYASDNELNFKTLMSKDQFESFLMLESGRVDAFVLDDNMLAGVIGQSKSPKGYRIVGEVIGAEPIAIQFSKNDPQIKKAVDGAILQMIRSGELHKLYNKWFMQPIPPKNVNLNLPMGEVLKKQLAVPNDTPLEQFVLPQ; from the coding sequence ATGGGCATGTCCTTGAAATGGGTTGGGCTGGCAGCAGCGCTGGTATGTGCGGTTTCGGCCATGGCTGCGGGCAAGGCCGAAGCGGCGAGTTCCAATATCGGCTCCGGTATCGATACGGCAGTGGATCTGTCCGCATCGCCCACGCTGCAGCGCTGGCAGGCCGGCGGCACCGTGGTGCTGGGGGTACGGGAGGCGGCAGTTCCCATGTCCTATGCGATTGGTGCCAACGAGAAGTTCGTCGGCTATCACATGGACCTCTGCGAGCGCGTGGTGCATGCGATCGCGCCCAGGGCCCAGATCAAATACATGGTGCTGACGCCGCAGAACACCATGCCGCTGATCAACAACGGCACGGCCGATTTCAATTGCGCCAGCATGACCAACAATCTCACGCGCCAGAAGCAGGTGGCGTTTGGCCTGACCACCTATGTGAGCGAGGTGCGCATGGCCGTGCGTGCCGACTCGGGCATCACCTCCTTCAAGCAGCTGCAGGGGCGCAATGTGGGCGCCATCACGGGAACGACGGCGGTGCAGATTCTGCGCAAGTACGCCAGCGACAACGAACTGAACTTCAAGACGCTGATGAGCAAGGACCAGTTCGAGAGTTTTCTGATGCTGGAGTCGGGTCGCGTCGATGCCTTTGTGCTGGACGACAACATGCTGGCCGGCGTGATCGGCCAGAGCAAGAGTCCCAAGGGCTACAGGATCGTGGGCGAGGTGATCGGTGCCGAGCCGATTGCCATCCAGTTCAGCAAGAACGACCCGCAGATCAAGAAGGCCGTGGACGGCGCCATTTTGCAGATGATCCGCTCGGGCGAGCTGCACAAGCTCTACAACAAATGGTTCATGCAGCCGATTCCGCCCAAGAACGTGAACCTGAACCTGCCCATGGGCGAGGTGCTCAAGAAACAGCTGGCCGTGCCCAACGACACGCCGCTGGAGCAGTTCGTATTGCCCCAATAA
- a CDS encoding DUF924 family protein, with protein sequence MTAYPSSLSHEALTAAAQDTSLPDQILTQWFGSPRPGNADALKHKAQWFTKSAAFDEELRQRFGTAVEAALGGALQHWSTQGPWQQLALVILLDQFTRNIHRNTPKSFAGDAQALALALQAMDAGSDRLLPEVARVFMYLPLEHAEDPAMQQRSVAAFEALLQSATDAELREYLAGTLDYAHRHQVVIERFCRFPHRNHILGRASTAEEAEYLAQPGSGF encoded by the coding sequence ATGACTGCATATCCCTCTTCCCTCAGCCATGAGGCGCTGACCGCCGCCGCCCAGGACACCAGCCTGCCCGACCAGATTCTGACCCAGTGGTTCGGCAGCCCCAGGCCCGGCAATGCCGATGCCCTGAAGCACAAGGCGCAGTGGTTCACCAAATCGGCGGCCTTCGACGAGGAGCTGCGCCAGCGCTTCGGCACTGCCGTGGAGGCCGCTCTGGGCGGTGCACTGCAGCACTGGAGCACACAGGGTCCGTGGCAGCAGCTGGCACTGGTGATCCTGCTGGACCAGTTCACGCGCAATATCCACCGCAACACTCCCAAGAGCTTTGCAGGTGACGCGCAGGCCCTGGCACTGGCGCTGCAGGCAATGGACGCCGGCAGCGACCGACTGCTGCCCGAGGTGGCCCGCGTCTTTATGTATCTGCCGCTGGAACATGCCGAAGACCCGGCCATGCAGCAACGCAGCGTGGCCGCCTTCGAGGCTTTGCTGCAGAGTGCCACGGACGCCGAACTGCGCGAGTATCTGGCCGGAACGCTGGACTACGCCCATCGCCATCAGGTGGTGATAGAGCGCTTTTGCCGCTTCCCGCACCGCAACCACATTCTGGGCCGCGCCAGCACCGCCGAGGAGGCCGAGTACCTGGCCCAGCCCGGCTCAGGCTTCTAG
- a CDS encoding acyltransferase, which translates to MVESAFKLRYNPALDGLRGIAIVLVLLSHAHAPMFDGAFFGVDLFFVLSGFLITSLLLMEYQQHGKLDYWRFYRRRFFRLMPALALFLVAYCVFAPFIWPDLTDIYSDALVSILYLADYGIAFFDSPDTLLHMWSLSVEEHFYLIWPPLLVLLLRKATPGRVWAPLAALWLLSTLWRIFWVVQGQQFYEIFFRFDTRASGLLAGALLAALMMERPQWVERLQSLRAYTMWFVLAVPLIMELEWDNQHAMVWGITVVECAALVVLLAVQKPAGLVYEMLTAPLLIKLGQLSYGIYLWHYPVVRYLRADYSWPVTVVAGLLISTALSALSFYTLERWAMRHRDLGASKRPERQPQARQEPALREATRSS; encoded by the coding sequence TTGGTGGAGTCGGCGTTCAAGCTGCGCTACAACCCAGCGCTCGATGGATTGAGAGGCATAGCCATTGTGCTGGTGCTGCTCTCGCATGCACATGCCCCGATGTTCGATGGCGCCTTCTTCGGCGTCGATCTGTTCTTCGTGCTCAGCGGCTTTTTGATCACCTCGCTGCTGCTGATGGAATACCAGCAGCATGGCAAGCTCGACTACTGGCGCTTTTACCGCCGCCGCTTCTTCCGGCTCATGCCTGCGCTGGCGCTGTTTCTGGTTGCGTACTGCGTGTTCGCCCCCTTTATCTGGCCAGACCTCACGGACATCTATTCGGACGCCCTGGTCTCCATTCTCTATCTGGCCGATTACGGCATTGCCTTCTTCGACAGTCCGGACACGCTGCTGCATATGTGGTCGCTGTCGGTGGAGGAGCATTTCTATCTGATCTGGCCGCCGCTGCTGGTTCTGCTGCTGCGCAAGGCCACGCCGGGCCGGGTCTGGGCGCCGCTTGCGGCGCTGTGGCTGCTGAGCACGCTGTGGCGCATCTTCTGGGTGGTGCAGGGCCAGCAGTTCTACGAAATCTTTTTCCGCTTCGATACGCGGGCCTCGGGTCTGCTGGCCGGCGCCTTGCTGGCGGCGCTGATGATGGAGCGCCCCCAATGGGTCGAGCGTCTGCAGTCGTTGCGCGCCTACACCATGTGGTTTGTGCTGGCCGTGCCGCTGATCATGGAGCTGGAGTGGGACAACCAGCACGCCATGGTCTGGGGCATCACGGTGGTGGAGTGTGCCGCCCTGGTGGTGCTACTGGCCGTGCAAAAGCCCGCGGGCCTGGTCTATGAAATGCTGACGGCGCCACTGCTCATCAAGCTGGGCCAGCTGTCCTATGGCATCTACCTCTGGCATTACCCGGTGGTGCGCTATCTGCGTGCCGATTACTCCTGGCCCGTGACCGTGGTCGCAGGCCTGCTGATCTCTACCGCGCTGTCGGCGCTGTCGTTCTACACGCTGGAGCGCTGGGCCATGCGCCACCGCGATCTGGGGGCGAGCAAGAGGCCCGAGCGCCAGCCTCAGGCACGCCAGGAACCCGCGCTGCGCGAGGCTACGCGCAGCTCGTGA
- a CDS encoding LysR family transcriptional regulator translates to MDLRRLTCFLAVAEELNFSRAAQRLHMSQPPLSQQIRLLEQEMGAQLFERSRRAVALTPAGLLLQDKARQIVELHQQAGELVRMAAHGLAGRLRIAFTASVPLFDEFSTMLRDFRSRHPQVELDLQHMTTGEQIAALTAGQIDIGFMRPSPTFRIPVPIREQTLWRDELKLALPVAHAKAAAGEALALSSLADQPFVLHPAVLGGGLHEHILALCSEAGFVPRITQPARETSTMMALVAAGLGLSIVPSVYERICPPGVVLQPLADAARHSRIALVSMQQAPSPCVQMFWQLLR, encoded by the coding sequence ATGGATTTGCGCCGTCTGACCTGTTTTCTGGCTGTGGCCGAGGAGCTGAATTTCAGCCGTGCGGCCCAGCGCTTGCATATGAGCCAGCCCCCGCTGAGCCAGCAGATCCGTCTGCTGGAGCAGGAGATGGGGGCGCAGTTGTTCGAACGCTCGCGCCGCGCCGTGGCGCTGACGCCGGCAGGCCTGTTGCTGCAGGACAAGGCACGGCAGATCGTGGAGCTGCACCAGCAGGCCGGCGAGCTGGTGCGCATGGCGGCCCATGGTCTGGCGGGGCGGTTGCGCATCGCCTTCACGGCATCGGTGCCGTTGTTTGACGAGTTCTCCACCATGTTGCGCGACTTTCGCAGCCGCCACCCGCAGGTGGAGCTGGATCTGCAGCATATGACCACGGGCGAGCAGATCGCGGCGCTGACGGCCGGGCAGATCGACATCGGCTTCATGCGCCCCTCGCCGACGTTTCGCATCCCCGTGCCGATCCGGGAGCAGACGCTGTGGCGCGACGAGCTGAAGCTGGCCCTGCCGGTGGCACATGCCAAGGCGGCTGCGGGTGAAGCACTGGCACTGAGCAGCCTGGCCGATCAGCCATTTGTGCTGCACCCGGCCGTGCTCGGCGGCGGTCTGCACGAACATATTCTGGCGCTGTGCAGCGAGGCCGGCTTTGTGCCGCGCATTACCCAGCCGGCACGCGAGACCTCGACCATGATGGCGCTGGTGGCCGCAGGCCTGGGTCTGTCCATCGTGCCCAGCGTCTATGAGCGCATCTGCCCGCCCGGCGTGGTGCTGCAACCGCTGGCCGATGCCGCGCGCCACTCGCGCATTGCGCTGGTCAGCATGCAGCAGGCGCCATCACCCTGCGTGCAGATGTTCTGGCAGTTGCTGCGCTAG
- a CDS encoding tripartite tricarboxylate transporter substrate binding protein, whose translation MHQLACKPDSFFASTTTPACALPSRRRALGLAAALGAGLLLAGGAASAAGFPERAVTVVVPYAPAGGVDIVTRLVTTPMAEFLGQSIVVENKPGGGTNIGMAAVARSAPNGYTLLTASNTLTTNKALYSKLSFDPATDLIPVGRIGEAPLVVVVNAKSPYKSLAELIAAGKAKPGALSYGTAGVGSSGHMASALLEKAGQFKGVHIPYKGGSTAVTDLLGGRLDFMAINPLEVAGHVNSGNLRALAVLNKNGSRLLPQVPSARSLGVDVQATVWWGLVAPKGTPEAVIQTLSAALNKALTTPAVTQTLADMGATPLGGTPAQFGSFIQAETRELGDVIRAADIRAD comes from the coding sequence ATGCATCAGCTAGCTTGCAAGCCCGATTCCTTCTTCGCCAGCACAACGACGCCTGCCTGCGCTTTGCCAAGCCGGCGGCGCGCCCTGGGCCTGGCCGCCGCGCTAGGTGCAGGGCTGCTGCTGGCTGGCGGCGCGGCCTCCGCCGCAGGTTTCCCAGAGCGCGCCGTGACGGTCGTCGTGCCGTATGCGCCGGCTGGAGGCGTGGACATCGTGACCAGGCTAGTCACCACGCCCATGGCGGAGTTTCTGGGTCAGTCCATCGTGGTGGAAAACAAGCCCGGAGGCGGCACGAATATCGGCATGGCGGCAGTGGCACGCTCCGCGCCCAATGGCTATACGCTGCTGACGGCCTCGAACACGTTGACCACCAACAAGGCGCTGTACTCCAAGCTCAGCTTCGACCCCGCGACCGACCTGATTCCGGTAGGGCGCATCGGCGAGGCGCCACTGGTGGTCGTGGTCAACGCCAAGTCACCGTACAAAAGCCTGGCCGAACTGATCGCAGCGGGCAAGGCCAAGCCCGGCGCTCTGTCCTATGGCACGGCAGGCGTTGGCAGTTCGGGCCATATGGCAAGCGCCTTGCTGGAAAAGGCAGGACAGTTCAAGGGCGTCCATATTCCCTACAAGGGAGGATCCACCGCCGTGACGGACCTGCTGGGCGGGCGTCTGGACTTCATGGCGATCAATCCACTGGAAGTCGCGGGCCATGTGAACAGCGGCAACCTGCGCGCACTGGCTGTGCTCAACAAGAATGGCTCGCGCCTGCTGCCCCAGGTGCCTTCCGCACGCTCCCTGGGTGTGGATGTACAGGCCACCGTATGGTGGGGTCTGGTAGCCCCCAAGGGAACGCCCGAGGCCGTGATCCAGACGCTGAGCGCCGCACTCAACAAGGCACTGACCACGCCTGCGGTGACCCAGACGCTGGCCGATATGGGTGCCACGCCCCTGGGTGGAACACCGGCACAGTTCGGCAGCTTCATCCAGGCCGAAACCCGGGAACTCGGCGACGTCATCCGAGCCGCCGATATTCGCGCGGACTGA
- a CDS encoding sterol desaturase family protein, protein MIAVLEYLVYPLIALLFVAVFTREVIAPASRNLCDRRWLIYSSALGALTLVCTLALGWLLEDRIRQHALLDVGARWNPLLVGLLSFFITSFVFYWWHRATHASDLLWRVFHQLHHSARRIEVLTSFYAHPLDSCAAMLLSVISSYWVLGASPAAAAVALGLTAAFDLFTHADLRTPRWLGYVLQRPEMHTVHHQHGHHAQNYGLPLWDMLFGTWTNPAERAQKLGFDDDKSERVAEMLLWRDVHQSAPACGRRKSS, encoded by the coding sequence ATGATTGCCGTGCTGGAGTACCTGGTCTATCCGCTGATTGCGCTGCTGTTCGTGGCGGTCTTCACGCGCGAGGTGATTGCGCCCGCCTCGCGCAATCTCTGCGACCGGCGCTGGCTGATCTATAGCAGCGCCCTGGGCGCACTGACGCTGGTCTGCACGCTGGCGCTGGGCTGGTTGCTGGAAGACCGGATTCGCCAGCATGCGCTGCTGGATGTGGGCGCGCGCTGGAACCCGCTGCTGGTGGGACTGCTGAGCTTTTTCATCACCAGCTTTGTCTTTTACTGGTGGCACCGCGCCACCCATGCCTCCGATCTGCTGTGGCGCGTGTTTCACCAGCTGCATCACAGCGCGCGGCGCATCGAGGTGCTGACCTCGTTCTATGCCCACCCGCTGGACTCCTGCGCGGCCATGCTGCTGAGCGTGATTTCCAGCTATTGGGTGCTGGGTGCCAGCCCGGCGGCGGCGGCCGTGGCCCTGGGGCTGACGGCGGCCTTCGACCTATTCACCCATGCCGATCTGCGCACGCCGCGCTGGCTCGGCTATGTGCTGCAGCGCCCGGAAATGCATACCGTGCACCATCAGCATGGCCACCATGCGCAGAACTACGGTCTGCCGCTGTGGGACATGCTGTTCGGCACCTGGACCAACCCCGCCGAGCGCGCGCAGAAGCTGGGCTTTGATGACGACAAGTCCGAGCGCGTGGCCGAGATGCTGCTGTGGCGCGATGTGCACCAGAGTGCGCCCGCCTGCGGGCGCCGCAAGTCATCCTGA
- a CDS encoding class I SAM-dependent methyltransferase — protein MQSASNEWFDEAYYQRFYFDKKTSVIDPEHARRLGAFVCSYLAYLRVPVQRVLDVGCGIGLWREAVQMHFPGVQYQGVEFSPYLCERYGWEQGSVVDWQPKDGRPFDLVICQGVLPYLSPADLKKALANLGRLSRGGLYIEAVAREDYERDIIDEELTDPRLYRHRAELYRRGLQPHFKELGGGVWLSRQADMPLFELECLGG, from the coding sequence GTGCAATCAGCAAGCAACGAGTGGTTTGACGAGGCGTATTACCAGCGCTTTTACTTTGACAAAAAGACCAGCGTGATCGACCCCGAGCACGCGCGGCGGCTGGGTGCGTTTGTCTGCTCGTATCTTGCGTATCTGCGCGTGCCCGTGCAGCGGGTGCTCGATGTGGGCTGCGGCATCGGTCTGTGGCGCGAGGCGGTGCAGATGCACTTCCCGGGCGTGCAGTATCAGGGCGTGGAGTTCAGCCCCTATCTGTGCGAGCGCTATGGCTGGGAGCAGGGCTCGGTGGTGGATTGGCAGCCCAAAGACGGCCGGCCTTTCGATCTGGTGATCTGCCAGGGCGTGCTGCCCTATCTGAGTCCGGCCGATCTGAAGAAGGCGCTGGCCAACCTGGGGCGGCTGTCGCGCGGCGGGCTCTACATCGAGGCCGTTGCGCGCGAGGACTACGAGCGCGACATCATCGACGAGGAACTGACCGACCCGCGCCTGTACCGCCACCGTGCCGAGCTGTATCGCCGCGGCCTGCAGCCTCACTTCAAGGAGCTGGGCGGCGGCGTGTGGCTGAGTCGTCAGGCCGATATGCCGCTGTTCGAGCTGGAGTGCCTGGGGGGCTGA
- a CDS encoding substrate-binding domain-containing protein, with amino-acid sequence MKPLPLFTVRRALLISAVALAAGCAQQPSSTPKEPVRLMTSGGFTAAHKLLAPQFTAQTGLVVESAYGSSMGASPTSIPNRLSKGEKADVVILARGALDDLAAKGLVRNGTQIDLVRSAVGVAVKKGAPIPDISSEDKLRQVLLNARSIAYSASASGTYYETQMLKKLGIHDQVMPKSRKIVTERVGTIVARGEAEIGLQQVSELLPIEGISYVGTLPDSVQHYTIFSAGTASTSTNPQGLEQLLKYYTSPAAAKTIRETGLEPVAKPR; translated from the coding sequence ATGAAGCCGCTTCCCCTTTTCACCGTCCGCCGAGCCCTTCTGATCAGCGCCGTGGCCCTGGCCGCAGGCTGCGCCCAGCAGCCAAGCAGTACGCCCAAGGAGCCCGTGCGCCTGATGACCTCGGGCGGCTTCACCGCTGCGCACAAGCTGCTGGCGCCGCAGTTCACGGCCCAGACCGGCCTGGTGGTGGAATCGGCCTATGGCTCGTCCATGGGTGCCTCGCCCACCTCCATTCCCAACCGCCTGAGCAAGGGCGAGAAGGCTGACGTGGTGATCCTGGCGCGTGGTGCGCTCGACGATCTGGCCGCCAAGGGCCTGGTGCGCAACGGCACCCAGATCGACCTGGTGCGCTCTGCCGTGGGCGTGGCCGTGAAGAAAGGTGCCCCCATCCCCGACATCAGCAGCGAGGACAAGCTGCGCCAGGTGCTGCTCAACGCCAGGAGCATTGCCTATTCGGCCAGCGCCAGCGGCACCTACTACGAAACCCAGATGCTCAAGAAGCTCGGCATTCACGATCAGGTCATGCCCAAGAGCAGGAAGATCGTGACCGAGCGCGTGGGCACCATCGTGGCGCGAGGCGAGGCCGAAATCGGCCTGCAGCAGGTCAGCGAGCTGCTGCCCATCGAGGGCATCAGCTATGTCGGAACCCTGCCCGATTCGGTGCAGCACTACACCATCTTCTCGGCCGGCACGGCCAGTACCTCCACCAACCCGCAGGGGCTGGAGCAACTGCTCAAGTACTACACCTCGCCCGCCGCCGCCAAGACGATCCGCGAAACCGGCCTGGAGCCCGTCGCCAAGCCCCGCTGA
- a CDS encoding DUF1439 domain-containing protein, translating to MAATGCSGKSVPSSVSVSQQKLQEMLARRFPRQFPVAGLLQLDLKAPQLSMVPERNMLNAVIPAELSGKVLKEQYSGLLNVDFALRYEPTDRTLRAYQIKVNQLSMDGLSPALSDMLGTYATALAEQAMGQVVLYQLQDQDLALVDALAMEPGAITVTAQGLTVALVQKASAGSKR from the coding sequence ATGGCTGCCACGGGCTGCTCGGGCAAGTCCGTGCCCAGCAGCGTGAGCGTGAGCCAGCAGAAGCTGCAGGAGATGCTGGCCAGGCGTTTCCCCAGACAGTTCCCCGTGGCAGGGCTGTTGCAGCTGGACCTGAAGGCGCCGCAGCTGAGCATGGTGCCCGAGCGCAATATGCTCAACGCCGTGATCCCGGCCGAGCTCAGCGGCAAGGTGCTCAAGGAGCAGTACAGCGGCCTGCTCAATGTCGATTTCGCGCTGCGCTATGAGCCCACCGACCGCACCTTGCGCGCCTACCAGATCAAGGTCAACCAGCTCAGCATGGACGGGCTGTCGCCCGCGCTCAGCGATATGCTGGGCACTTATGCCACGGCCTTGGCCGAGCAGGCCATGGGCCAGGTGGTGCTCTATCAGCTGCAGGACCAGGATCTAGCCCTGGTCGATGCGCTGGCGATGGAGCCCGGTGCCATCACCGTCACCGCCCAGGGGCTGACCGTGGCCCTGGTGCAGAAAGCCAGCGCGGGCAGCAAGCGCTGA
- a CDS encoding VOC family protein: MFSHIMLGVNDLESSKRFYDALLGQLGIAPGVANKNRFFYRSPTGVFAISTPINGESASSGNGATTGFLAQSTDQVNAAHAAGLAAGGVSIEDAPGWRGDSMYLAYLRDPDGNKICLAYRPAKA; this comes from the coding sequence ATGTTTAGCCACATCATGCTGGGTGTAAATGATCTGGAGTCCAGCAAGCGCTTTTACGACGCGCTGCTGGGTCAGCTGGGCATTGCGCCCGGCGTTGCCAACAAGAACCGATTCTTCTACCGCAGCCCCACGGGCGTGTTTGCCATCTCCACGCCCATCAACGGCGAGTCGGCCAGCTCGGGCAATGGCGCGACCACGGGCTTTCTGGCCCAGTCCACCGATCAGGTGAACGCGGCCCATGCGGCAGGCCTGGCAGCCGGTGGTGTGTCGATCGAGGACGCGCCGGGCTGGCGCGGCGACTCCATGTATCTGGCCTATCTGCGCGACCCCGACGGCAACAAGATCTGTCTGGCCTATCGCCCCGCCAAGGCCTGA
- a CDS encoding flavin reductase family protein, translating to MLPDHFTPVPLDKSYRLLNHGPTVIVSAQHAGERNAMSAAWACALDFAPPKISVVLDKATRTRVLVEGSGLFALQLPTVPQAALTVGIGTDSAATETHKLAKHGVQLFDAPGFEVPLVAGCAAWLVCRLIPEPHNQQSYDLFIAEVVAAWADERVFRNGHWEFGSAPAELRTLHYVAGGQFFAIGESVLVK from the coding sequence ATGCTGCCAGACCATTTCACCCCGGTTCCCCTGGACAAGTCCTACCGCCTGCTCAATCACGGCCCCACGGTCATCGTCTCGGCCCAGCATGCGGGCGAGCGCAACGCCATGAGCGCTGCCTGGGCCTGCGCACTCGATTTCGCTCCGCCCAAGATCAGCGTGGTGCTCGACAAGGCCACGCGCACGCGCGTCCTGGTCGAGGGCAGCGGCCTCTTCGCCCTGCAGCTGCCCACCGTACCCCAGGCCGCCCTGACGGTGGGCATAGGCACGGACAGCGCCGCGACCGAGACCCACAAACTCGCCAAGCATGGCGTGCAACTGTTCGATGCACCGGGCTTCGAGGTCCCGCTGGTGGCAGGCTGCGCCGCCTGGCTGGTCTGCAGGCTGATCCCCGAGCCGCACAACCAGCAGAGCTATGACCTGTTCATCGCCGAAGTCGTGGCGGCCTGGGCCGACGAGCGCGTGTTCCGCAACGGACACTGGGAGTTCGGCTCCGCCCCCGCCGAGCTGCGCACCCTGCACTATGTGGCCGGCGGGCAGTTCTTCGCGATTGGCGAGTCGGTGCTCGTGAAGTAG